The Corallococcus silvisoli genome contains the following window.
AGGGCCTCCAGCCGCTCGCGGGGGAGCGACGGGTCGATGGGCACGTACGCGGCGCCCGCCCGCAGGACGCCCAGCGCCGCGGCCACCTGCTCCCAGCCCTTCTCCATCACGATGGCGACGAGGGCGCCACGGCACGGCGCCGTGCGCCGGAGCTGGTGGGCGACCCGTCCGGCATGCAGGGCGAGCTCCCCGTACGTCAGCGTCCGGGATGCGGTCAGCACCGCCGGGTGCGACGGCCGCCGTTCCGCCTGCTCGAAGAACGCGGAATGCAGCAGCCCGGCCGGTATGGGCGCGGCGGTCGCGTTGGCGGCCTCCCGCGTCGAGCCCTGGGCCGTGGGGAGCAGCCGGGGGGCGCGGCGCGTCTCGCGCCAGGACTCCTCGTCATTCGCCAGGGCATCGAGGAGCCGGCGGTACGCGTCGAACATCTCCTGGAGGAGGTCCGCCGGGAACAGCTCCTCGACCGCGTCCCAGTTGAAGGTCAGGCCTCCGGCCCTCTCCGCGACCTGATGGTCGAGCCACACCTGCGGCGTCTGCGAGATGCCGAAGACCTCCTCGCCGAAGGTCGCGCGGGCCTCCGCGGAGACGTCCTGCGCGCCCGGCATGATGAGGCTCGTGAAGACCACGGGCATGACCGCGCGGGAGGGCTCGCTCCGGGCCAGCTCCCGCATGACGCTCACGCCGCTGAAGTGCCGGTGCTCCAGGTCGCTCCAGAGCTGCTGCTGGAGTCGCCGCGCCAGCGCCTCGAAGGGCTCACGGCCCGGGGGGGGCACCTCCAGCAGGATGACCGAGGTGAAGTCCCCGGAGATGTCATTCACCTGGGGGTGGACGGGGGGCCGGTTGAACACCGGCAGGTTGATGCAGAAGTGGGGGCTCTTGCTCCACAGGGCCAGGACCTCGGCGTAGGCGGCGCACAGCACCATGGAGGGCGTCAGCCCCGCCTGGGCCGCGCGGGACTTCAGCCGCGTCCACACCGCCGGGGCCAGCGCGCCGCTCCGCCGGGTGAACCGGGGGCGCGCGATGGCGCCGGGGGGCCGGGCCAGGGGCAGGGCGGGCGCGGCCGGCAGGGTCGGCAGGCGCTTCAGCCAGTACTCGCGCGAGCGCCGGTAGCTGTCGGAGTCGCGGAACGCGGCCTCGGCCAGGACATGGTCGCGGAACGTGAGCTCGAGCGGCGGGAGCGCGGCCTCGGGCTCGCGGTACAGCCGCAGCAGGTCCCGGGAGTAGAGGACCAGGCTCCAGGCATCCGCGAAGAGGATGTCCACGCTGATGTGGAGGCGGACCCGGCCCCCGTCCAGGAGCGTCGCGCGCACCTCGAACAGCGGCCAGCGGTCCGAGGGCAGCACCTGGTGGGACATCCGCTGGCGGAGCTCCTCCAGCCGCGCCTCCACGGTCCGCGGCGCCTGCCCGCGCAGGTCCAGGACCTCGACCGGGTAGGGCGGCACGCGCTCCAGGACGCGCTGCTGCCCCTCGGAGGTGGTCACCGCCCGCAGCATGGGGTGGCGGTCAATCAACCGCCGCAGCGCGGCCTCGAGCCGCGGCACCTCGAGGCGGTCCCCCTCCAGCTCCTGGTAGACGTGGGACGCGACCTCGCCGAGGTCGAGGACGCCGCCACGGCCAATCCAATACGCCTGCTGGATGTCCGTCAGCGGGAAGGGCTCGTGGCAGCTCTCCGGTGCCGGGAGCACGGAGGGCAGCCCTGACAGCGGCTCCAGGTCGGCCGGCGCGCCGGGCTCCTGCCCCGCGGGCGCGGCGCTGACGGCCTCCGCGAGTTGGGCGAGGGTCGGGTGCCGCAGCAGTTGCTGGGGATGCAGCCGCAACCCGCTCCGGTTCGCGAGGGCGCAGAGCTGGAGGCTGACCAGCGAGTCCCCCCCCAGCGCGAAGAAGCTCTCATGGATGCCAATGCCCTCGACCCCGAGCGCCTCCTGCCAGAGCGAGGCGAGCCGCTGCTCCAGGGGAGTCCTGGGCGGGTCGGCGGGGACGGAGGCGCGGCCCCGGGACGGCCCTTCACTCCCGGGCGGGTCCGCGCGCACGGGCGCTGCTTCATGCCCCGGCGCCGGCTCGCGGGCCCCGGCGGCGCGCGGTGGCGGCCGAGGCTCGACCCAGTAGCGCTGGCGCTCGAACGGGTAGGTCGGCAGCGGGATGCGCCGGCCCCGCGGGGGGACGGGCAGCTCGAGTCCGGCGCCCAGGCACCACAGCCGCCCGGCGGTGTGCAGCATGTGCTGGAGCTCGTCCTGGGCGGCCTTGGGGTGCGGCAGCGAGGCGAGCGCCACGCACCGCTCCCGGGCCTCCACCTGCCGCCGGACCGAGGACGTCAGCGTCTGTCCCGGGCCCACCTCCAGCAGGACCCGGCCCCCGTCCTTCAGCAGCTCGGCGACCCCGTCGGAGAACCGCACCGTCCGCCGCAGATGGGCCGCCCAGTAGTCCGGGCTCGTGGCCTCGGCCGGGGTGATCCAGGTGCCGGTGACGTTCGAGAGGTAGGGGATGCGCGGCGGCCGCAGGGGCACCTGCTTCACCCGCGCGGTGAAGGCCTCCAGCGCCGGCTCCACCAGGTGCGAATGGAAGGCATGCGACGTCTGGAGCCGCTGGCAGCAGAGGCCTTGCGCGCCGAGCTGCCGCTCCAGCCGCTCCACCGCCTCCGTGGGGCCGGAGACCACGCACAGGGCGCTCCGGTTCACCGCCGCGAGCGACAGGTCGTCTCCCAGCAGCTCCCGTGTCCGCTCCTCGGGCAGGGGCACCGCCAGCATCGCCCCGCGCGGCAGCTGCTGCATCAGCCGCCCCCGGGCCGCGACGAGCGCCAGGGCGTCCTCGAGGGACAGGACCTCCGCGAGACAGGCCGCCACGTACTCGCCGATGCTGTGGCCGAGCATGGCCTGGGGCCGGACTCCCCACGCCATCCAGAGGCGGGCCAGCGCGTGCTCGACCACGAACAGCGCGGGCTGAGAGAGCCACGTCTGGTCCAGCGGCGCGCCGACGGCCTGTCCCTCGCGGGGATACAGCACCTCGCGCAGGTCCAGGCCGAGGTGCGGCCCGAGCAGCTCCGCGCAGTGGCGCACGTGCTTGTGGAAGACGGGCTCGTCCCGGTAGAGGCCCGCCATCATCTGGACGGACTGCGTGCCTTGACCCGGGAACAGGAAGGCAACGGAGGGGGGCTCGGGCTCGCACTCGCCGGTGGCGACCCGGACCGCGTCGCCTGACTCCAGCGCCTGGAGCGCCTCGTCCACGCTGGCGCAGGGCAGGGCCATGCGGTGATGGAACGGCCTGCGCCCCACCTGGAGCGTGTACGCGACATCCGCGAGCGAGTCCTCCGGGTGCCGCCTCAGGTGCCGCGCCAGGTTCGCCGCGGCGGCCTGGAGCGCGGAGCCCGTCCGGGCCGACAGCCGCAGGAGCTGGGGGCGCCGCGAGGCCTCCGTCGCCGGGGCGGCGGGCGCCTCCTCGAGCACCACGTGCGCGTTCGTGCCCCCGATGCCGAAGGAGCTCACCCCGGCCCGCCGCGGCGTGGCCCCCGTCTCCCAGGGCGACAGGGCGGTGTTGACCCGGAAGGGGCTGCTGTCGAAGTCGATGGCGGGGTTGGCGCGCGTGAAGTGCAGGCTCGGCGGCAGCTGGCGGTGCCGCAGCGCGAGCACCACCTTGATGAGCCCGGTGACGCCGGCCGCCGCGTCCAGGTGGCCGACGTTGGCCTTCACGGAGCCGAGGGCGCAGAAGTTCCGGGCCTGGGTCTGCGTGCGGAAGGCCCGGGTGAGCGCGGCCAGCTCGATGGGGTCGCCCAGCGCCGTGGCCGTCCCATGGGCCTCGACGTAGGTGAGGGTCTCCGCGTCGACCTCCGCCGCGACATGGGCGGCGCGGATGACCCGGGCCTGCCCCTCCACGCTGGGGGCCGTGAAGCCGAGCTTCGAGGCGCCATCGTTGTTGATGGCCGAGCCCTTGATGATGGCCAGGACGGTGTCCCGGTCCTCCAGCGCATCCCCGAGCCTCTTGAGCACCACCACGCCGGCGCCGTTGCCCTTGACCGTCCCGCGCGCCTGCGCGTCGAACGGCCTGCAGTGGCCGTCGGGCGAGGCCACGCCGCCCTCCTGATACAGGTAGCCCGCCTTCTGGGGAACGCTGACCGACACGCCGCCAGCCAGGGCCAGGTCACACTCGCCATTGAGCAGCGCGCGACACGCCGTATGCACGGCGACGAGCGACGAGGAGCAGGCCGACTGGACCGTCACGCTCGGGCCCTTGAGGTTGAGCTTGTAGGAGATCCGGCTCGCCAGGTAGTCCTTGTCGTTGCCGAGCACCACCTGCATGGCGCCGACGGACCTCAGGAACTCCCAGTTCGCGGAGACGTTGTTCAGCAGGTAGGTGTTGGCACCGGCGCTGACGTAGACGCCCACGTCCCCTGCGAAGGACTCCGGGCTGTGGCCGCTGCTCTCCAGGGCCTCGTGGGCGCACTCCAGCAGGATGCGGTGCTGCGGGTCGGTGACCTGGGCCTCCTTGGGGGGCATGCCGAAGAAGGCCGCGTCGAAGGACTCCACGCCCGCGAGCACCCCGCCCGCCTTGACGTGGCGCGGGTCCCCGGGCGCGATGGGCTCCAGGGCCGAGGACTCGAGCTCCTCATCGGTGAAGCGGGAGATGGACTCGAGCCCGTCCTGAAGGTTTCGCCAGAACGTCTCGGGGTCCTGCGCGCCTGGAAACCGGCCCGCCATCCCCACGACCGCGACCTCAAAGCCAGTCCATGGCTGCGAATCCTTCGCGTGACCCATTCGTACATCCTGTCCTTCAAGACCCGGCATCGGCCTTCAGGGAAAGGGCGGACCGCACGGGCCCCCTTCCGCAGAGAGAGGCAGGCGGGGGACCTTCAGGTCTCCACGCACCTGCTCCGGGGGCGCCGCCCCCTCGCGCCTCGGAGCCAGGCTCCTGCGCGCGAGGGGTGTTGGTGCATCGCGAAGGCATGCCACGAAGCCCAACGACGACCGGGGTGATCAGCAGGGGTTGACGGCCCACAGCACCAGCGTCCAGCGATCCTGGTTCAGGGCATAGACCGCCTTGTACGAGAAGGTGCTCTCGAAAGGCTTGCCGCTGATGAAGGCCTTCACGGTCCGCTTGCCCGTGACGACGGCCGAAGTGTTGGTCGTGAACTTCACGCTCTCCACCTCGCTGCGGATGGCCTCGTAATAGAGGTTGCCTTCCTTCAGGCCCCGGATGAGCTCGTCGCGCGACTTGAACTGGAAGTCACCGCCAGCGGAGCTGAAATCAGCGGAGAACTCCTGCGCCACCGCATCCACGTCGCCCTTCACCAGGGCCTCGGTCGAGCGGGTCTGCGCCTTCAGGACATCGGCCTCCGACAGCACGACCTCATGAGCGCTCGCCGTCAGGCTCAGGGACAGCATGGCAAGGGCAATGATTCCCTTTCGCATCAGTTTGGACCTCCTTTTGGAACAGGTGGAAAGTTGAGTATTCACCTTGTTTTTCCATGAGACAAGGTCTTTACGGGTTTTGGCCTCACATCTGCAGGCTAACGCACCGCAACACTGGGAGTGCGTGTGCGGACCCGGGGCCTGGTGTCGTGGCGGGGCCGCCATGCGGCCAGGAAGGGTGCTTCACCTCCAGAAGCCGTGCATGCTGCCCGACCCATGAGGATCGTCATCACTGGGGCCAACCGTGGCATGGGGCTTGAGCTCGCGCGCCAGTATCTCGCCCGGGGCGACTCCGTTCACGCGGGAGTCCGGGAGCCGGAGCGCGCCGCCGAGCTCGCGGCCCTCGCGGAGTCGTCCGGCGGCCGGCTGCGGATTCACCCTTGTGACGTGGCGCTGGACGCCAGCGTCCGCGCGTTCGCGTCCGCGGTGGCCGAGCCCGTGGACCTGCTCATCAACAACGCGGGCATCCGCAACAGGGTGCGGGCGGATGGCATCGAGGAGCTGGACCTGGATGACGCGGCCCGGGTCTTCCAGGTGAACGCGCTCGGAGCGCTCCGGGTGACCGGCGCGCTGCTGCCGCTGCTGCGCCGAGGCCAGGGCGCCAGGGTGGTCAGCGTCAGCTCGGGGCTGAGCTCCATTGGCGACAACACGTCGGGCGGCGCCTATGGCTACCGCATGTCCAAGGCCGCGTTGAACATGGCCGCGCGCTCGATGGCCCATGACCTGAAGGGCGACGGAATCATCTCCGTGGTGCTCAGCCCGGGTTGGGTGCGGACCGACATGGGCGGCGCGAGCGCGCCGACGCCGGTGGCGGAGTCGGTCGCGGGGCTCATCGGCATCATCGACCGGCTCGCCCCGGGGGACAGCGGGAGCTTCATGGACTTCCGCGGTGAGCGCATCGGCTGGTGAAACCCCGCCTCCTGCCCACGGCGCTGAAGACGTATGTATTTATTCACTGCGGGAGGAGAAGGTTTGGGCGGGGGTGGTGTCCTTGACGCGCGCGGCCTCATCAGTCAACTTCCCGACTAAGCAGGCTGTCCAGCTCCCTCGACTTCACGCTTGCTTCAAGAGGAGGCGAGGGGGGCCGGTGGCTGATGCATCGCGCCATGTGAAGGAAGGGACCCATGCCACATGACCTCGAAGTGCTGAAGGAGTCCCTGGTCGGGCTGGGAACCACCAAGGTCGCCCATCTGGACGGGACGCTGCTGGCGCACATGGTGAATGTCTACAGGGGCCTGGAGCGTTTCGGGTGCCCGGAGCACGTGATGCTGGCGGGGCTGTTTCACGGCGTCTACGGCACGCATGCCTTGCAGGCCACCGGTGTGTTCGAGCTCCAGGCGGGCCAGCGTGAGCATGTGCGTGCGCTCGTCGGCGCCCCCGCGGAGCGGCTTGTCTACAACTTCTGCGTGATGACCTACGAGTCGCTCGGCAGGAGCATGCGCAACGTGCTGCGGAAGGGCGGCCGGCCCGAGCTCCAGG
Protein-coding sequences here:
- a CDS encoding DUF6817 domain-containing protein, giving the protein MPHDLEVLKESLVGLGTTKVAHLDGTLLAHMVNVYRGLERFGCPEHVMLAGLFHGVYGTHALQATGVFELQAGQREHVRALVGAPAERLVYNFCVMTYESLGRSMRNVLRKGGRPELQDRCTGALADVTLEDFRELLWVKLADLLAHIPQLPPETLDMVVADYGPFWQLVAEYLGPAAVSGWNDVLGDVLRIQPRRRLASGAGPH
- a CDS encoding nuclear transport factor 2 family protein; protein product: MRKGIIALAMLSLSLTASAHEVVLSEADVLKAQTRSTEALVKGDVDAVAQEFSADFSSAGGDFQFKSRDELIRGLKEGNLYYEAIRSEVESVKFTTNTSAVVTGKRTVKAFISGKPFESTFSYKAVYALNQDRWTLVLWAVNPC
- a CDS encoding SDR family oxidoreductase, with the translated sequence MRIVITGANRGMGLELARQYLARGDSVHAGVREPERAAELAALAESSGGRLRIHPCDVALDASVRAFASAVAEPVDLLINNAGIRNRVRADGIEELDLDDAARVFQVNALGALRVTGALLPLLRRGQGARVVSVSSGLSSIGDNTSGGAYGYRMSKAALNMAARSMAHDLKGDGIISVVLSPGWVRTDMGGASAPTPVAESVAGLIGIIDRLAPGDSGSFMDFRGERIGW
- a CDS encoding non-ribosomal peptide synthetase/type I polyketide synthase translates to MGHAKDSQPWTGFEVAVVGMAGRFPGAQDPETFWRNLQDGLESISRFTDEELESSALEPIAPGDPRHVKAGGVLAGVESFDAAFFGMPPKEAQVTDPQHRILLECAHEALESSGHSPESFAGDVGVYVSAGANTYLLNNVSANWEFLRSVGAMQVVLGNDKDYLASRISYKLNLKGPSVTVQSACSSSLVAVHTACRALLNGECDLALAGGVSVSVPQKAGYLYQEGGVASPDGHCRPFDAQARGTVKGNGAGVVVLKRLGDALEDRDTVLAIIKGSAINNDGASKLGFTAPSVEGQARVIRAAHVAAEVDAETLTYVEAHGTATALGDPIELAALTRAFRTQTQARNFCALGSVKANVGHLDAAAGVTGLIKVVLALRHRQLPPSLHFTRANPAIDFDSSPFRVNTALSPWETGATPRRAGVSSFGIGGTNAHVVLEEAPAAPATEASRRPQLLRLSARTGSALQAAAANLARHLRRHPEDSLADVAYTLQVGRRPFHHRMALPCASVDEALQALESGDAVRVATGECEPEPPSVAFLFPGQGTQSVQMMAGLYRDEPVFHKHVRHCAELLGPHLGLDLREVLYPREGQAVGAPLDQTWLSQPALFVVEHALARLWMAWGVRPQAMLGHSIGEYVAACLAEVLSLEDALALVAARGRLMQQLPRGAMLAVPLPEERTRELLGDDLSLAAVNRSALCVVSGPTEAVERLERQLGAQGLCCQRLQTSHAFHSHLVEPALEAFTARVKQVPLRPPRIPYLSNVTGTWITPAEATSPDYWAAHLRRTVRFSDGVAELLKDGGRVLLEVGPGQTLTSSVRRQVEARERCVALASLPHPKAAQDELQHMLHTAGRLWCLGAGLELPVPPRGRRIPLPTYPFERQRYWVEPRPPPRAAGAREPAPGHEAAPVRADPPGSEGPSRGRASVPADPPRTPLEQRLASLWQEALGVEGIGIHESFFALGGDSLVSLQLCALANRSGLRLHPQQLLRHPTLAQLAEAVSAAPAGQEPGAPADLEPLSGLPSVLPAPESCHEPFPLTDIQQAYWIGRGGVLDLGEVASHVYQELEGDRLEVPRLEAALRRLIDRHPMLRAVTTSEGQQRVLERVPPYPVEVLDLRGQAPRTVEARLEELRQRMSHQVLPSDRWPLFEVRATLLDGGRVRLHISVDILFADAWSLVLYSRDLLRLYREPEAALPPLELTFRDHVLAEAAFRDSDSYRRSREYWLKRLPTLPAAPALPLARPPGAIARPRFTRRSGALAPAVWTRLKSRAAQAGLTPSMVLCAAYAEVLALWSKSPHFCINLPVFNRPPVHPQVNDISGDFTSVILLEVPPPGREPFEALARRLQQQLWSDLEHRHFSGVSVMRELARSEPSRAVMPVVFTSLIMPGAQDVSAEARATFGEEVFGISQTPQVWLDHQVAERAGGLTFNWDAVEELFPADLLQEMFDAYRRLLDALANDEESWRETRRAPRLLPTAQGSTREAANATAAPIPAGLLHSAFFEQAERRPSHPAVLTASRTLTYGELALHAGRVAHQLRRTAPCRGALVAIVMEKGWEQVAAALGVLRAGAAYVPIDPSLPRERLEALLEHARACVVLTQPWVDERLSWPGFVTRLHVSDAEPGASDDGPLEPLQEPGELAYVIYTSGTTGLPKGVMIDHRGALNTVTDINHRFGVGPADRVLALSSLSFDLSVYDLFGALGAGATLVMPDAEAARDPAHWAGLMTAHHVTVWNSVPALLELLVQHAEGGGPSPFGALRLAMLSGDWIPVGLPARVRAQAARVRLISLGGATEASIWSIGYPIDAVDPSWTSIPYGKPLANQRFHVLDANLAPRPVWVPGELFIGGVGLALGYWRNEADTQARFIHHPDTGERLYRTGDLGRLLPDGNIEFLGREDFQVKVQGHRIELGEVEGALARHEAVASAVVVAAGARHGNKRLVAYVVPHPGAAVPSAEELRRFLAAKLAEYMVPPVFVLLDALPLTSNGKVDRRALPAPDLSARAALSTAPRTPVEVRLAKLWTEVLGVERAALEDHFFEQGGDSLLATKLLSRLRAGFQVELPLRTVFETPTLGGLARHLEQAHPEARGALARPIRPAPRTGRVPLSSGQQRLWFHDRLEPGGCTYNVQEAVRLTGAVDAAALERGFNELVRRHEVLRTTFTEADGEPAQVIAPHQTLELARTDLRQSPREARQEELRRLLADEAATPFDLARGPLLRARLLRLDEAEQVLVVTLHHIVSDAWSIALLIHELTVLYGAFTRGAPSPLEPLPLRYADFAEWEREGLRDGSFQEHLVYWKDQLQGPLPVLQLPVDTPHAVARSDNGARHPFKVPAALLVALKALCQRQGVTLFMGLLAAWQTLLCRSSGQEDILVGTPIANRERPEVSGVMGFFVNTLVMRTRFSGDPSFREVLGRVREAVLGAHEHQALPYDKLVEELRATGRNPGGAPLFRVWFVLQNVPMPELALGEAVITPLETHYLTAVHDLKLGILEGEDGLHCAIDYRTHLFKPVTIARMVALFEHLLRRVAEAPETPLRTLVDALDEQERRLKDAEEQEQRKLLVQGLKSVRRQATRIPPTS